One Triticum dicoccoides isolate Atlit2015 ecotype Zavitan chromosome 5B, WEW_v2.0, whole genome shotgun sequence genomic window carries:
- the LOC119308223 gene encoding pentatricopeptide repeat-containing protein At5g04780, mitochondrial-like, which produces MSSCLPWMGIPFNYPAINQNRKCPSVVWSGMCLATRFFCNMRNHNNSPKDKRHGRIDRNLIDMFVLHEHLQLCAKGRSLLVGKSCHGLAIHFGLVTDILTCNILINLYTKCGQNDCARHVFDGMLARSIVSWNTMIAGYTQSREDVQALKLFQRMHREGRQPTEFTLSSTICACAAKYAINECKQLHTIAFKLALDSNSFVGTAILDVYAKCNMIKDACWVFEKMPDKTLVTWSSLFAGYVQNGLHEEALCLFRNAQREGVKLTEFTLSAIISACASLALKIEGTQLHAVIVKCGFHGNFFVAASLVDVYASCGQIEKSYALFAYMEQKNVVIWNAMIAGFSRHAHSWEAMILFEKMHQLRIFPNEVTYLSMLSLCSHAGLVEEARHYFNLLISDRTVEPNALHYSCMVDVLGRSGKTDEAWELLHKMPFEPTASMWGSLLGSCRNYNNSDLARIAAEQLFQLEPDNGGNHVLLSNV; this is translated from the coding sequence ATGAGTAGCTGTCTTCCATGGATGGGCATTCCGTTTAACTACCCTGCCATAAATCAAAACAGGAAGTGTCCAAGTGTAGTATGGTCTGGAATGTGTCTTGCTACTCGTTTTTTTTGTAATATGCGCAACCATAACAATTCCCCAAAGGATAAAAGGCATGGTAGGATTGACAGAAATTTGATTGACATGTTTGTGCTCCATGAGCATCTGCAACTATGTGCAAAGGGGAGGTCCCTCCTGGTTGGGAAAAGCTGCCATGGGCTAGCCATTCATTTTGGTCTGGTAACAGATATTCTGACATGCAATATTCTAATCAACTTGTACACAAAATGTGGTCAGAATGATTGTGCTCGTCATGTTTTTGATGGAATgcttgccagaagcatagtctcatGGAATACCATGATTGCTGGATATACTCAGAGTCGAGAGGATGTACAAGCTCTGAAGCTTTTTCAAAGGATGCACCGAGAAGGGAGACAACCGACTGAATTTACTTTATCCAGCACAATCTGTGCATGCGCTGCAAAATATGCTATCAATGAATGCAAGCAATTACACACTATTGCATTCAAGCTTGCGTTGGACTCAAACAGCTTTGTTGGGACAGCAATTCTAGATGTTTATGCAAAATGTAATATGATTAAGGATGCCTGCTGGGTTTTTGAGAAGATGCCTGATAAAACTTTAGTTACATGGAGTTCATTGTTCGCAGGGTATGTGCAGAATGGTCTTCACGAAGAAGCATTATGTTTATTTCGGAATGCCCAAAGGGAAGGAGTAAAATTGACTGAATTCACTCTTTCTGCTATCATTAGCGCATGTGCAAGCTTAGCATTGAAAATTGAAGGGACACAACTGCATGCAGTTATTGTGAAATGTGGTTTTCATGGGAACTTCTTTGTGGCAGCATCTCTTGTGGATGTGTATGCAAGTTGTGGCCAGATTGAAAAATCTTATGCACTATTTGCTTATATGGAACAGAAGAATGTTGTCATATGGAATGCAATGATTGCTGGTTTTTCGAGGCATGCCCATTCTTGGGAAGCTATGATTCTCTTTGAGAAAATGCACCAGTTACGTATTTTTCCAAACGAAGTTACCTATCTCTCCATGTTGTCACTGTGCAGTCATGCAGGTTTAGTTGAAGAGGCTCGTCACTACTTTAACCTGCTAATATCTGATCGGACTGTTGAACCTAATGCCCTTCACTATTCTTGCATGGTTGATGTTCTGGGTCGATCTGGGAAGACTGATGAGGCCTGGGAATTGCTTCACAAAATGCCATTTGAGCCAACTGCTTCTATGTGGGGATCTTTGCTTGGGTCATGCAGAAACTACAATAACAGTGACTTAGCCAGAATAGCTGCCGAACAGCTTTTCCAACTTGAGCCTGACAATGGAGGGAACCATGTTTTGCTCTCAAATGTATAA